Sequence from the Kogia breviceps isolate mKogBre1 chromosome X, mKogBre1 haplotype 1, whole genome shotgun sequence genome:
AACCACAATGTCCATTTctggagcccccccccccccccccccccccgctgcgcTGCGTATCTAGGCTAGATAGTAGAAAAATGCTTTTGTGTATTTAGTAAGAAAGATTAGAACTTGAGCTCACTTGTCAACCTCGTATCACTTCAGTAAAATCACGTGTTTCCACTGAGTCTCTGTTTCACGATCGGTTAAtgggggtttgggggtggggagtatGAAATAAATGAGGTCATTGGGAGGACGTCATCATtggttggagagagagaaaagcagggaaaggaggggaggggaggggagtttcCACCAATGTAGTGCTTTAGCTGCAGTACCAGCGAATTGGGTGGAAAAGGAGCCCTCTGGACAGGATAGTGGGACTCAGAGAAGGGACGATAGGACAGTTCACAGGACAACTGCCCCCAGATCGCCATCATTTCCCTTTTGCCTTCCTTCCTGACCAGTGAACATCACACATGCCATGCACCTCCCCGACTCCACTTATGTCACCCGAATCCCTGACCGTTGGCCTTTGTGCTTTGTCCATAGGAACTTCCACTACATCACCATCCTCCGCGACCCAGTGTCCCGGTACCTGAGTGAGTGGAGGCATGTCCAGAGAGGGGCGACGTGGAAAGCGTCCCTGCATGTCTGCGACGGAAGGCCCCCAACCTCCGAAGAGCTGCCCAGCTGCTACACTGGAGACGACTGGTCTGGCTGCCCCCTGAAAGAGTTCATGGACTGTCCCTATAACCTAGCCAACAACCGCCAGGTGCGCATGCTTTCTGACCTGACCCTCGTTGGCTGCTACAACCTGTCGGTCATGCCCGAAAAGGAGAGGAACCAGGTCCTCCTGGAAAGCGCCAAATCGAATCTGAAGCACATGGCGTTCTTCGGCCTCACCGAGTTTCAGCGGAAGACCCAGTATCTGTTTGAGAAAACCTTCAACATGAACTTTATTTCGCCGTTTACCCAATATAACACCACTAGGGCCTCTAGCGTAGAGATCAATGAGGAAATCCAAAAGCGTATTGAGGGACTGAATTTTCTGGATATGGAACTGTACAGCTATGCAAAAGATCTCTTTTTGCAAAGGTATCAGTTTACGAGGCAGAAGCAACATCAGGAAGCTAGGCGGAAGCGTCAGGAGCAACGCAAATTTCTGAAGGGAAGGTTCCTTCAGACCCATTTCCAGAGCCAGAGTCAGGGCCAGAGCCAGAATCCGAGTCAGAATCAGAGTCAGACCCCAAACCTAAATGCCAATCAGAATGCGACTCAGAATCTGATTCCGAAGCTGACTCAGAGCTCGGGTCAGAATCCGAGCCCGAAGGAGAACCGGGAAAGCCAGAAGCAGGACCCTGGCCAAGAGCAGAGCAATGGCGACACCAGCAATGGCACCCATGACTACATAGGCAGTGTAGAGAAATGGCGCTAGAGGGCTCCCAAAGGCTTTTGCACACTTCTCCCAAAGCGCCAGTCAAAATAGGGCAAGTCTTCAAACATGAGAGTGTCCAAACACATCCTGCTTCCTTAAGTTTGGaagttaaaaaagttaaaatgttgcCTTTACAGTTGCCTTTCAATTCAGTGTTCTACTGTGCGTGGGTAAAACGAATTTCAATATGTAATTaaattgtcttttgtttttttttttttttttttttttttttttttgcttcgtGGGGAATTTATAAAATCCAAAAGGCAAAGCAGACTCATCAGAAATTGCTGTTTAGATATTTTCAGAAGTTCTTAAATTAGtcagagagacaaaatgaaaacataaaatgtggcCGTTTAACTTATAGCTAAGAAATGGACTTTACATTATTCATGATGCACTGTTGAAACCCAGTCTTGggagcaaacattttttttccaggggTAAGCATGACTATAacacaaaagaaatcaaaattaaacACGAAACTGTtcactttcttctgattttaacaAGGAATCTATTTAAACGGAATAAGAACTGATGGTAGAGTTTACCAAActgtagaaaatgaaaaacttctctCCGAAACATGGGTAGTTTTATGTTAAAAGATTGGCTTTCGAGTAGAACGGGACTCATATCTTGTTACTTCAgagatgtttaaaatgttaaCCTTTTTCTGCCTTCTACTATTTAAAGGTTTTAAACAGGGTGTATCTCatattaaataaaacacattttccaaATGGAGTACCAATGCAGAGATCTAATTTGCAGATGATTTCTGGGCACTGTAATTTCAACAATTCTGGACTCTTTTTGGCGCTGCTTCGCATTCATTTTAAAGCTTCTCCGAGTTGGGCTCATTCCAATCTAACCCGTTTTAGAATCTTTCTTCATCATCTAAATGGTGTGTTGCTGAATTCATTGTGATAATATAATCCTGGATTAAAGTCAGGACTTTCTTTCTGTAGAATTGTCTTATCAATGTTTGTGTAGTGAGGTCCTTATCAAGAAACTCTTGAACAGGATAATGTGTCTTAAAATATTGCTCAAGTTATTATTCTTGATCAGATAGAATTGAACCTGAATGTGAATGAATTGTTATTTGCTTTCTGTGCATTTTTATTGTAATGTTTCCAGTTGGGCTGGCTATTTTCTAGCCCATTAGTTCTTTTTCGTGTTGACAGAGTATAGACAgttacaagagaaaagacaaGGGTGGAATAAGCACTAGGATATTCAGCATTATTCAGTAACACCAAAAGCTTTACCTCCATACTTTGGGTGAACCGTGTACCAGGTTTTGTTTTGAGAAAACAAAAGGCAGGAGTGTTCTGCATTGAGGTTAAACACCAGAAGCATATGGATTGAAGAAAGTGATTTGGTATTGGAAGCCTGTGCAGAAATACTTTTAGGGTATCAACTGCGAATTGCGCAGGGCAAAAAGAGGGATGTAACCCACCATGCAAGCAGGCATCCTGATTCTGGGCAGTTTTCATTTTATGGGTTTTGCTATCCTTTCGTAAGGACTTATGCTAAGCCCCTGGCTGTCAATCAAAAAGGCAACTGGAAGTGGCATTTATGTTTTCACGAGGGACATGCTTAGAAGTGTGACCATAAAGTCACATCTTGTACAATCTGCTCATTTGCATGATCTGGTTTCATCTGTAATAATAAGGCCACAAGCTGGACAAGAAGCTGAGTACAtggttgaaaaaataaatgttcttgaCTCTGCACTTGTATCAGTAGatctaaattttgttttgtctGAGAGTATCGCAGTCCTGGGAATCTGAGAACtggaaaactgaaaggaaaaaaaagttcaaagTCCCAAACATCTTGAAGTCAAACTGTTTTAGAGTGAGACCATTTTGTGTACTTTGTGTTTTTAAACTAATGATTCTGTAGATCACTGTGgtatttcaattttgttttgttttgattgctATTGTTTGCTCTTAAAACTGATAGGTACTGCTGGAAAGCAGGACGAAGCCCGAGCCAGTGGAAAAGCTtgttacagaaaaaatattttgtgttattGCTGTGGTGTGCATGGTTTGCAGAGATTAAGTGCATTTTCTCTGTCTATACTGATTTACTGTACATAGGGGatgttataaatatacattttggtCACCATCATGTAAATCCCATGATTTTGACTGTAAACATCTTTCCAGTGGTGTAGCTTTACAAACCATTCACTGATTTTTGTGTAATTTAACAATAGAcatgaaataaactttaaattacaGGCTCTGAGTAATTTTGTGATTTCAAGGTTTGCAGCCACTAGACATTATGACATCATAGagagaattttcttttctcagggAGTTTCTTTTTGTCCTCTCGGCCACCAGGTATGGAAATGAGATGAGCCATTCCTTCTGGGAGTCCACAGTGTGTCCTCCTTTGAATAAAACAAAGTTGTCAATGAAAGACAAAGTTGACTGTGCATTTCAGTCAGCTTGGgccgctataacaaaataccataaactacgGGTGGCTTatcaacaacagaaacttatttcctacagttctggaggctgaaagtctgagatcaggtgGCCAGTATGGTTGGGTTCTGATGAGGGCCCTCTTCTCAGTTGCAGAagtctgtcttcttgctgtgtcctcatatcATAGAAAGTAGCTAGCTAACTCCCTGGCTTTTTCTTATAGACGctaatcccattcacgagggctccaccctcatgacctaatcacctcccaaagaccacACCTCcacataccatcacattgggattagagtttcaacatatgaatttggtggaggcaaacattcagtccattatGCTATGCAAATGAAATATGTGagtgttttaatttaaaagttattaaaggaGATACTCGCACGTCTAAGAAtatgttgaaaagaaaaatagcacTTTTTGTGTTTTAATCTAGCCCCTCTGTCTAGGATAGAGGTTAAAGGTGAGCATTAAAGTATTGGCTTTTAAAGTTATGAAGACAATATGCTCTAATTGTATTCAATGTACATATTTTtccaaacaaacttatggttaggaCTATGGATGGGGATGATTTGTTCTTGCCCTTTTGAAAAGAGAATTTAGATGTCAGTTCATAGGA
This genomic interval carries:
- the HS6ST2 gene encoding heparan-sulfate 6-O-sulfotransferase 2 isoform X4; the protein is MDEKSNKLLLALVMLFLFAVIVLQYVCPGTECQLLRLQAFSSPMPDPYRSEDESSARFVPRYNFSRGDLLRKVDFDIKGDDLIVFLHIQKTGGTTFGRHLVRNIQLEQPCECRVGQKKCTCHRPGKRETWLFSRFSTGWSCGLHADWTELTSCVPAVVDGKRDARLRPSRWRLFQILDAASKDRRGSPNTNPGANSPSSTKARNTSKNGKNFHYITILRDPVSRYLSEWRHVQRGATWKASLHVCDGRPPTSEELPSCYTGDDWSGCPLKEFMDCPYNLANNRQVRMLSDLTLVGCYNLSVMPEKERNQVLLESAKSNLKHMAFFGLTEFQRKTQYLFEKTFNMNFISPFTQYNTTRASSVEINEEIQKRIEGLNFLDMELYSYAKDLFLQRYQFTRQKQHQEARRKRQEQRKFLKGRFLQTHFQSQSQGQSQNPSQNQSQTPNLNANQNATQNLIPKLTQSSGQNPSPKENRESQKQDPGQEQSNGDTSNGTHDYIGSVEKWR